From a single Apium graveolens cultivar Ventura chromosome 2, ASM990537v1, whole genome shotgun sequence genomic region:
- the LOC141705839 gene encoding F-box protein FBW2-like — MESADKRGWDELLPEVLGLIFSNLSLEDVLTVVPRVCKSWHKVVKGPYCWQIIDIEEWSDHQSHLNRIDRMLRLLITRSNGSFRKLSVSRLHYDHTFSFIADNSRSLQILRLTRSKISDSIVEQLADRLSGLTFLDLSFCDKIGSRALEAIGKHCKSLVGLCLNMHPLDMWDKPLQKDEAHAIATTMTKLKHLELTCFCLDTTSVLEIICNCRNLEFIDLRGCWDVKLDSKWVKDKFSKLMVLGPQVVDHSEKHCCWESEDSSYYSDSVYDYESWDEFDDDGRLEIILYEGQGEDSAHDWPSSP, encoded by the exons ATGGAGTCTGCTGATAAGAGAGGCTGGGATGAACTTCTTCCTGAGGTGCTTGGATTAATCTTCAGCAATTTATCCCTGGAGGATGTTTTAACTGTGGTTCCCAGGGTTTGCAAGTCATGGCACAAAGTTGTAAAGGGGCCTTACTGCTGGCAAATTATTGACATTGAAGAATGGAGTGATCATCAGTCTCACCTTAATCGAATAGACCGGATGCTTCGGTTGCTGATCACCAGAAGCAATGGTTCTTTCCGCAAGCTCTCTGTCTCCCGGCTGCACTATGACCATACATTCTCCTTCATTGCCGACAA TTCTCGCTCGTTGCAAATACTGCGACTTACTAGAAGCAAAATCAGCGATTCAATCGTTGAGCAGCTTGCTGATAGGCTTTCTGGCCTCACCTTCCTGGATTTGAGTTTTTGTGATAAAATTGGAAGTAGAGCACTGGAGGCCATTGGAAAGCATTGTAAATCGCTTGTAGGGCTGTGCTTGAACATGCATCCATTAGATATGTGGGATAAGCCATTACAAAAGGACGAGGCTCACGCCATTGCCACTACCATGACAAAGCTGAAGCACCTCGAGCTGACTTGCTTTTGTCTTGATACAACCAGCGTTCTAGAGATCATTTGTAACTGTCGAAATCTTGAGTTTATTGATTTAAGAGGGTGCTGGGATGTCAAACTCGATAGCAAATGGGTCAAggataagttctcaaagttgatggtGTTAGGGCCGCAGGTGGTGGATCATTCAGAAAAACATTGTTGCTGGGAATCTGAGGATTCTTCATACTACTCAGATTCTGTCTATGATTACGAAAGTTGGGATGAATTTGATGACGACGGTAGGCTTGAGATCATATTATACGAAGGACAGGGTGAGGACTCCGCTCATGACTGGCCTTCATCTCCCTAA